ACAGCAATAGTTTTTCTATAAATCTTTGAAATTAAACTTTCTGTTTCTCCTTTTGCAACTAAAGTACCAGTTTTTCTACTTTTTAAATCCAATTCACTTTTTTCTAAATCAACTAAAACTTTATAATAAGCTTGTTCTGTTTTAATTCTTTTATTTCCATCTTGTCTTGTAGCTATTTCACCACCAAAATCAGATGATAATTCAGGAAACTCTAAATATGGAATTGAAACTTGTGAAATATTAGATATGTTTGAATAAATATCTTTTATATCTCCTGAACTAAATATAAATTTTGTTTGACTATTTTCTTTTAATAATTTAAAATCATTTTCATTACAAAACCCAACTATTTTGTAGTTTAAATTATCATATAAAACAAAAATAGGCTCTTTTTTACTTATCCATTGATTCTCTTTAAAAGCATTATAAAAATAAATCTTCCCATCAAAATCTGCTTTTATTTCAAATTTTTTAGTTATCTTTTCTAAACCTTCTAACTCATTTTGTTTTTTTTGTAAAGATTCTTCTAAAATAAATCTTTTGTTTAGATTCTCTTTAAATCCTGCTTGTTTACTTATTTCAAGATTTATTTGTTTTATCTCTTTTTCTATTTGAGAGATTTTAAACTCTATTTGAGGAGATTTTATTTTCATTAGTATTTGGTCTTTTTTTACATTTTCTCCACTTGTAAAAAATATTTTTTCAATATATCCATCTTCACTTGGGTAAAACTCAAAATAATTCTTTGATTCTATTATTGCTGGCATTTTTATGCTACTATTCCATGGAACAAACATCAATAAAAAAAATAAAACTAAAAGAGCTAAAGATATTTTATTTCTATTATTTAATTTTACATTTTCTCTTTTACTCCACCAAATTTTCAACTCTTTGTAAACAGGTAAAAAAATAAACCAAATAATTTCAACTAAAAATAGAATAATTCCAAGAACTTTAAAAGCAAAATAATAGACTAAAAAAGCTATTCCTAAAAATAAAAAGAATCTATATATCCAAGTTAAAATTGCATAAGTAATAAAAAAATTCTCTTTTTGTTTAGAAAGAATTTCAGGTTTTATCTCATCTAAACCCAAAATATTTTTTCTTATAAACCACTTTGCCATGGCAAATGACCGTGGTTGTAGATTTTTACTATCAGTAATATCTGATAAAGCATAATATCCATCAAATCGTAAAAATGGACTAATATTTATTAAAAGTGAACTAATCCAACTTGTAGTTGCAATAATAAATAAAATACTTTTTAAAATCCCATCTGGTGCAAAAGACCATAAAAAAGTAGCAATTAATGCTAAATATAACTCAACTTTCATTCCAGCAAGAACTATTTGTAATCTTTGATATTTAGATTTTAATCTCCAAGAATCGGTTGTATCTGTATATAAAACGGGAAATAAAACTAAAAAAGCAACTCCCATAGTAGAGACTTTACAACCCAATCTTTTTGTGGTAAAAGCGTGACCTAATTCATGAAAACTTTTTACAAAAACCAAAGATAAAAAGTAATAAAAGAATCCCTCTTTTGAAAATAGATACATAAAAGTAGAGATAAAGTTTTCCCAATCCCTTAATACAAAAATAATTCCAAGAAATCCTAAAAATAAGACAATGTTTTGCCAAAGATTAGAATAGAAAAAATCAACTCTATTTTTGTTTTTTTCCAACCAAACATCTGGTTTTAACAAAGGAACTCTTATAAACAAATAATTATGAATTAACCATTTAAAGATATTTTGTTTTGATTGTTTATAACTATTTATCATTCTATTTGTATATTTTGAATCTTCACATAAAATCAAATTGTTATTAACTAAAAAATCTATAAAAGGCTGTAAAGAGTCTTTGTCAATATGATAATTTTTTGATTCTAGAATTTTTATAAATTCATCAATTTCTATATCACTTTGCCAATTTGAAATTAAGTCAAAGGCATCAAGTCCAATATTAAAATATTTATTTTGAATTGGGTCAAATAAAAGCCATCTTTTAGAGCCATCTTCAGCAACTGAAGTCTCTATTAGTTTTAAATCATTTCTGATTTTTGGTAAAATTACTTCTTGCTGTTGTTGAAACATTACCAACCTATCCATTGACGAACAGAAGTGATTGGTTTTCTAAATAGATAAAAAAACAAAGTTACTTTTTTTGAATAAATTTTAGCTGTTCCTCTAAGTCCAATAGAAGGAATATAACCATTCTCTTTTATATCATCAAAATCGGCAATAATTCTATAAGATAAAATATTTTGTTCTGTAAGTTCAGGTTTATAAGAGATATATTTTACTTTTGCTTTCCAAGAATTTGTTGGGTCATTATCAAAAAAAGCTTTTACAATATTATTCTCTTCTAAAAAAATAGCATCTGTAACAGGAAGCATAATTTTTAATTCTATTTTATTTGAATCGGCAATTAAAAAGATTCTTTCTCCTGTAGTTACAGGTTTTCCTTTCCAATCATTTGGATTATTAATGATTGCAATTCCTTCTTCTTTTGCATAAATTTTTGTTTTATCAAGTTGCTCTTTTGCATAAGCTAATTCTGCCTCTTTTAATTTTACTTGATTTTCAAGTTGTGAGATTTGGCTTTTTTGTTTTGGGTCTAAAAAACTACTTTGAGAAGCTGAAAATAACTCTGCATTTGCCACATCTAATGTTCTTTTTGCAACCAAATAATTATTATTAAAATCTACATCATCAAATTTTACAATCAATTGTTCTTTTGAGATTTTATCATTTGGGAAAACTTTAACCTCTTCTATAACTGCATTTAAAGGAGAAGTTACCACATATGGATTTTTTGCATCAACTTCAAGTGGAGCTAAAACAGAGAGTCTAACTGGTAAAAACATCAACAAAATCAAAAAAACAACTGCTATTTTAAAATATTTGTTTCTAAATGATATTTTTTTTAGAGTTTGAAAAATACCACAACTTCTCATGGCAAATAAAAAATAAGCCAAAGAAGAAGAGAGATGTTTTAACATCAAAACATCATTTTCAAGCCATTTTTCTTCTTTAAATAAAAGAAAAATATAACTTATTTCAGCATTTCCTTTGGCACTTTTTAATGGTACATATAAAATATTTGAAGGTGCAAATTCATTTATAGATTTATAATTTATCTCTTTTAAATCATTTTTAGCTTCAACAATAAAAATATCTTTTGATTTTTCGTTATTGTTAAAATCAATAACTATCTCTTCAATCCATTGAACATAAGGAGAAGTAGAATCAACCACAGAAATATCTGAAATAGCAACAACTTTATATTTACCAGTTAAATCAGTAGTTAGAAGAACACCTTGTGAATAATTCACAAGATTTCTTGTTTCATTTACTATTTGAAAATATAACTCTTTTATACTTTCACAATTTCTACAGTTATGCTCTAACTGTAGAAGTTTTGAGATGTTTGATTCCAATCTTTATTTTATCCTTTATTTTTTAAGCAAATAATCTTGTAAGATATGAACCATAACCATCAAGTTTTTGGTTTTCCATTGCTATTTGCTCTTTTAATCCCATATATTTTTCATCTGCATCAGCTTGATTTGCTTGATTTTTATTTTTTAGTTCTTTTAAATCAAGTTTTAGATTTAACACTCTTGTTGTTCCATCTTGATTAATCGCTTTGATACTGATATCTATTTTTTCTAAATCTTCAGGAATTGTTCCTGTAATATTACCTGTTTTTGGATCAAAAAATAATCCAGCAGGTAAAGGAGTTCCATCTGTTTGCGTAACAATGAAGTTTTGAGAAAGATTTGTATCAACAACTTTTATTTCAATAAAGTTATTTTCAACTTTAATATCTTCAATCGTAATTCCAACTATAGAGAAAGAATCTTGATTTCCTTCATTAAATACAACTTGCCCATTTGTTAATACATTTAAGTCTACACTTGCTTGTAAAACTCCCTTAGAATCATTTGGATTTGACGTATTTGTTGTAGGAGTATTGTCATTTGTTCCATCTGTTGGATTATTTTGAGGAACTTCTGTACCTAAGAATCCAATTCCAGTATCAACTGATAAACCATCATTTGAATTAAAATTTAAAACACCTAAATTACTAGAATTATTATCTGTAAAATTATTTAGCCCATCTGTTGAATTGTTTGTATTTGTATCACCATTAGTTGGAACTGTAGGAGTAGTAGGATTTGTTGGTTCTGCAATTTGTGCTGGTGCAATAACTAACATATTATATGTTCTTGTTACACTTGCTCCTTGAGAATCTATTCCTTTTATTACAATTACAAAATTTCCAGACTGTGCAACTCTTCCTGAAATAATTCCAGTATTTGGATTAATAGTTAAACCCAAAGGTAAATTTGTTGCTTCAAATCTAAAATTATCTGTTAAATCTTTGTCACTAAATAAAGATGAAATATCTTTATTATAAACTTCTCCAAAAGGTATTTTAGAATCAATATTCTCAAAAGATACTGTTGGAACATCATTTGTACCTGTGATTGTTATAGAAAAAGTTGCAGTTGTAACTAAACCTTCAGCATCTCTTACATTTATAGGGATAATAATAGTATCTGTTTCACCTTCACCAATATAATCATAACTTGAACTATCAAAACTATATGAACCATCATTATTTAATATAAATCCAGTTGGTGCTGTGCCATTTATACTAAAAGAGATTGAAGCACTATCAACATCACTTGCAGGTAATACCCCACTTACTGTATTTCCTTCAACTGTATTTTCAGATTGATTTGTAAATACAGGTGCATCATTTACAGCATTTATTGTAATATTTATAGTTTTTTCATCTTCTAAAATATTACCCTCACCTACATTTGATTTATCATTTAACTTAATAGTTAAACTATCACTTCCATTATAATCTTGATTTGGCGTATATTTTAGATTATTGATAGCTGTTTGAAGGTCTGTCAAAGTTCCTTGAACTTTTATAATTGATGTATTATTTGCCCCTTCTAAAACTGTTAATCCACTTAGTTGTGATAATTCTAATTTTCCTTCATTAACTCTTAAAGTTAAATCTAAAATTTGAGTTGAATCAATAGCATCAATATCAGCTAAATTAATTGCATTTGTATTATTAAATACAAAAGAGTTATCTTCATTTATTGTAATAGAACTATTTCCTATTGAAATAACTGGCGCGTCATTTACCGGAGTAACAAATATTGCAATTTGAGCTATATTACTTGTTTTTTGATCCGAAGAGAATTTGTATAAGAAAGTTTCTACTCCTGACCAATTTTCATTTGGAATAAATGTAAATTGAGCAAAATCTCTATCATCAACTAAATTTCTATCATTATTAAAAATAAGTTTTCCATTTGTTAATTCAAATCCAATAACTTTTGAAGTATCAGTTGAATCTATATTTCCATCACCATTGATATCATAATCTGCATAGATATATTTACTACTATCAAAAGCTGTTATAGTTCCAGCTGTTATTACTGTTCCATTTATATCTGTAATATCAGGTGTTCCTGTTCCAAATATATAGTTTATATTTGTATCATTTACATCTAAAATTAAAGAATCAATATCTATTAAAATATCATTATCTTCTTTTCCAATAATATTGTCACTTTGAGCATTTGGAATTGCAGGTAAAACCATAACTAATTTTTGAGAAGTACTAACTCCTCCTAAATCATCAGTTGCAGTTACTTTTAAATAATCAGCACCAGGAGTTATAAAGTCATTTCCAAAACCAGCTGTGTAACTAATACCATTTGAAGCATTTAAAGTAGTATTTATTTGCTCTATCGTTCCTGTTAACGTAACAACTCTTGAGTTATTTCCACTAATTGAAGAGGCATTTACTCCATTTAAAATTGAATCATTTATATTAATTGAACCATAATTTGTTGTTTCAATTCTTACAGTTAAAATATCTCCATCTAAATCAGCAAAATTTATCATTGAACCTAAAGGCAACATACCGTTTGGATTTGAAACTATTGATTTTTCAACTATTAAACTCTCATTTCCTAAACTAATTTGTGGTAAATCATTTATTGTTTGAATATTTACAACAGCCTCTTTTGTACTATATCTAGCAGTTGTTTCACCACCATTTCCACCATCACTTACTTTTATCTCAATTGTTCTTGCATTAGAGCTTAAATCATCTGTTGGATTTGAAAATGCAATCGCTCTTGCTAAAGCTTGAACTTGTGATGAATAGGCATTTGAGTTTAGATTAACCCTTAACTCTTTTCCATTTTGTCCATTATAAGTTGAATCAACAACTCCTATTATAACTCCACCATAAGTTACATTATTTCCACTTAAACTAATTCCACCAACATTTAAAATTGATAATTTATCTTCTACTTGTGCATTTTGTGAAATTTTAAAAGCAACATATCCACTATCATAACTTGTACCTTCTAAATCAGTAATTGTTATAGTTTTATCAATTAAAGTAGCAGCTCCATTTTCTGTAAAAGTAGGAGATGAAACAACTCCTCCTAAAAGTGGGGCATCATTTACTGATTCAATATTTATAGTTAAAACTTTTGAATCACTTGAACCACTTCCATCACTTACATTAAAAGTAAATGTTTCTGTTACATTTGAAGATAAAGCATTAATAGCATTTGAATTTGGAACAAAAGTGTATTCGCCTGTTGAACTATTAATAATTAAAGTTCCATAAGTTCCCCCTTTTGAAACTGTTCCATCACCATTTGAAGTAGCTCCATTTATTCCATATGTAAATGTAGTTCCACTATCAATATCAGTTGCCGTTAATTTTCCTGTTGTATTAGAAAAATTATCAACTCCATCTGTATCTGTATAATAAATATTTGATACGCTTGATACTAAAGTTACACTATCATTTACCTCTTGAATATTCAGTGCTTTTGTTGAACTATGAACTACTGGTGTAGAATCTCCTGAAGAAGTTGTAATAGTTACAGTTTTATTTAAAACTCCATTTATAGCACTTAAATCTGAACTATTTTGATAAGTCACTTTTTGTGCAATTTTTTCTAAAACATCTGAAGTCAATCCAGCAGTTGGATTAGCTTGAGTAACTTTTACATCATCTATGTAAAGTTGAGCTCCTAAGGCTTTTCCACCTGTTGCATCCCAAGAACCTGAAACAAACACAAATTTATAATCTCCATCTGTTGATACAGTTATAGATTCTGTTGCCCAGTTTGTCATAGCACTTGCATTTGCACCTGTTCGATTTAATATTATTTGATAATTAGATGGATTGTTTACATCAACTATATAACCAAATACATCATAAGCATCTCCACCACCTTGCGCTTTCCAATCAAATTGAACAGTATCTCCAACTTTTAAAGATACAGCTGAATCAGAATAAATATATGGTCCTCTAACTATCGCATATCCACTTGTTGATGTTAAACTTGAATTCATTTTTATAGAATTATCATTTCCACCATCATTATTTATGTATGTATAATATGTTTCTCTTCTTAGAGTATCTCCATCTTTATCAGTTGCTGCTATTACTCTTGATGGATTTGTTGTATCTTCTGGTGTTGCAAGTCCTGCTATTGTATCAACTCCTAAATTTACCCTACCATTTACAATAGTCCAACCATCAATATTTACTATAGCATTTGTTGTAGAACTTAAAAGTCCAACTGAACTATTTGCTGAATTAAAGTTTCCATTGGCAAAATCAACTGAAAAATTTATTTTTAATTTTTGTCCATTTTCACCATTATAAACAGCATCTATTTGTCCAATAACACTTGCACTTGTTCCATTTCCTAAATAAACAGAATTTCCAACAATACTTACAGTATCAGCTGTAATATCTGGTGTCATTACTTTTTGAATTCCTAAAGTTTCACTTGAAGTTGAACTATTTAGGTTAAATTCTATAAATCCTCCACCATAAAAATGTTCAGTATTTATAGTTGTATCAGTTAAAATAAGTGTTGAATCTGCTTGTTCTACATATGTAGAAGCTGTTTCAGCTCCTGCTGTTATATTTATTGTTAAAGTAGTTGTATCACTTAACTCTCCATCACTTACATTTAATGTAAAAGTCTCTGTTGTATTTGAATCTAAAGCTGTAATTGCTGTTTGATTTGGAATAAATTGATAATCTCCAGTTAAACTATTTATAACTAATGTTCCATAAGTTCCAACCATAGTTTCAACTAAAATGCCTGTTCCTGAATCTATTTTATAAGTTAAATTTACATTATCAACATCATTAGCTACTAATGAAGTATTTATAGTTCCATTTATTGAAGCACCAGAAGAATCAACTATTTGTATAGTTGAAGGAGATGTAATAACTGGTGCATCATTTACAGCATCTACTGTAAAAGTAGCTGTTTTAATAGTAGTTGATAAGCCCTCTTTATCTAAAGCGTGCCAAGTAAAACTATCTGTTCCAAAATAGTTTAAGTCTGGTTGATAAACTAATTTTTCTAAATTAGCAATTGCAATAGTATAGTTTGTGCTCTCTATTTTAATTCCATCTAAATATAAATCACCATTTGTCGGTAAAGTATCAATTATAAATGATTGGGGAAAATAGTTTGCCTCAACTAAAGTCTCTATAGCTGTTATTTTTGCTGCTTGTTTATCTGTATCAGATGGATTCATCATAGCATCTTGAATTATTGCCATTTGAGCATTATAATCAACAGCACTTACATTTGCATTATTATTTACATCATTTGCATCATGATAAATATCAGCTGGATTTATAGTTGCAAAACTAAAAGATGTATCTTCATTTATAGTTCTTGTAAAATTATCTACAATTGCTTGTTCATTTACAGATGTTACATTTAGTGTAAAACTTTGTGTTGTAGTTTTATCTCCATCACTTGCACCAAGTGTAATAACCGTAGAACCATACATATTAGCTTTAGGTGTAAAAGTAAAAGTTACTGTATCTCCTGGTGAATTAGTAGTGCTTCTAATCATAGAAATACCGCTCATATCAAGTAAATTTGTATTACTAGAGCTTACTATTCCTTCTATATACTCTTCAGGTGTAACATCATCACTAAAAATAAGTTTAATAGAGTTTGCACTTGAATCTTCAGTTATTGTGATACTTCCATTATTTAATAAATCATTTCCATTGTAAATATTTACAACAGGAGCATTATTTGAACTACTATCTAAAATAGTAACTACTCCCGTTGCTGTATTTGACCATCCAGTTGAATCATTTGTATCACCAGTTGTCATTACACGCCAGTTAACATTTGTACTTTGTCCTGAATTATTACCTGCATCAAAACGATAATTATTCAAATCAGCCATTGAAATAACCAATCTGCCATCTTGTAATGTATATCCTGAAACTTGTGTTAAAGTTGAAATATCTGAAATATCAATCCAGTTAGAATCATCTGCTTTATCACCACTTCCATCATATACTTGAAATTTACCAACTGTTGGTAAAGAGATAATTTCTAATTGATAAGCTTCTGTCATTACATTGTTATCAACATCTGTAAAATTAGGTTGGAATTGGTCAAAAGATTGTTTTGAATTTGGACCAACTGTAGCAGCCATAGCATTTGCAACAGGTTTATCATCAACTGGAGTTATATCTATAGTAATACTATCTGTATCTGTTGATACTCCATCATTTGTAGTAATAGTTAATATTGTATAAGCTGTTCCATTTGCATTTAAAGTTGGAGAATAAGTCAATCCTTCTAAACTTGCATTTATTTGAGATACTGTTCCTGTTATTTGAACTGTTGTTGAACCATTATTTGTAATAGTAGCTCCACTTCCTTCTGTTAGTGTTAAAGTTCCTTTTCCACTTCCAATTGATAAAGTTGTTGTTAAAATAACTGATGGGTCATTTAAAGCATCATTATCACGAATACTTATTGCATTATTATTTGCAGTTGAAAAAACAATTGCCGTATCTTCTGTTGTTGTTTTTGAAGAAGGAAC
The genomic region above belongs to Arcobacter ellisii and contains:
- a CDS encoding site-2 protease family protein; amino-acid sequence: MFQQQQEVILPKIRNDLKLIETSVAEDGSKRWLLFDPIQNKYFNIGLDAFDLISNWQSDIEIDEFIKILESKNYHIDKDSLQPFIDFLVNNNLILCEDSKYTNRMINSYKQSKQNIFKWLIHNYLFIRVPLLKPDVWLEKNKNRVDFFYSNLWQNIVLFLGFLGIIFVLRDWENFISTFMYLFSKEGFFYYFLSLVFVKSFHELGHAFTTKRLGCKVSTMGVAFLVLFPVLYTDTTDSWRLKSKYQRLQIVLAGMKVELYLALIATFLWSFAPDGILKSILFIIATTSWISSLLINISPFLRFDGYYALSDITDSKNLQPRSFAMAKWFIRKNILGLDEIKPEILSKQKENFFITYAILTWIYRFFLFLGIAFLVYYFAFKVLGIILFLVEIIWFIFLPVYKELKIWWSKRENVKLNNRNKISLALLVLFFLLMFVPWNSSIKMPAIIESKNYFEFYPSEDGYIEKIFFTSGENVKKDQILMKIKSPQIEFKISQIEKEIKQINLEISKQAGFKENLNKRFILEESLQKKQNELEGLEKITKKFEIKADFDGKIYFYNAFKENQWISKKEPIFVLYDNLNYKIVGFCNENDFKLLKENSQTKFIFSSGDIKDIYSNISNISQVSIPYLEFPELSSDFGGEIATRQDGNKRIKTEQAYYKVLVDLEKSELDLKSRKTGTLVAKGETESLISKIYRKTIAVLIRESEF
- a CDS encoding efflux RND transporter periplasmic adaptor subunit, yielding MESNISKLLQLEHNCRNCESIKELYFQIVNETRNLVNYSQGVLLTTDLTGKYKVVAISDISVVDSTSPYVQWIEEIVIDFNNNEKSKDIFIVEAKNDLKEINYKSINEFAPSNILYVPLKSAKGNAEISYIFLLFKEEKWLENDVLMLKHLSSSLAYFLFAMRSCGIFQTLKKISFRNKYFKIAVVFLILLMFLPVRLSVLAPLEVDAKNPYVVTSPLNAVIEEVKVFPNDKISKEQLIVKFDDVDFNNNYLVAKRTLDVANAELFSASQSSFLDPKQKSQISQLENQVKLKEAELAYAKEQLDKTKIYAKEEGIAIINNPNDWKGKPVTTGERIFLIADSNKIELKIMLPVTDAIFLEENNIVKAFFDNDPTNSWKAKVKYISYKPELTEQNILSYRIIADFDDIKENGYIPSIGLRGTAKIYSKKVTLFFYLFRKPITSVRQWIGW
- a CDS encoding DUF4347 domain-containing protein — protein: MKKRNLKKPIISALEQRVLFDGAAVATAVDVLDDSSFATTSNDSVTTNDVTNNSAENSVHEAQAVQGFEKPRREVAFVDITVSDYQTLVDGVGEGVEVYLVSSMDDINSILKNEMNIDAIHILSHGNTGEISVGNDVLNQNTLSNFDEVLQSMKSSLNENGDILLYGCNVASDGTGQEFIDLLSSETQADVAASNDVTGNSNVNGDWDLEIETGSIETSTIVVENYSSRLADVTYTENDSATLVANNVTISSGTNFSGGYVEFSLSGSTSTETLSLVKASTASIVNGQISIVGNGVYIGNGSVAVLVGSIDNTYNGENGQKLRINFSNTFINGNFTDTTATQTGTVVDISGWTVYLQQLMLGQNGVAGTSTIDGWATPIDSTPTPSNPNNPSQVSRGDDYTPSGAVYSYAFEDGALRLYSSGMTTAAGGDIVHGPYVVSDSTVTLSSGDSVSFDWKAKGGDDAYDIYAYLLNVNTGATVELLNQTGIGTSETSWTTKNTNINTAGTYKFVFVSGTFDETFGRAAGASLYIDNIVVTQAVMPPAISGSVLQYITRNLTYYNSSETLNTLGETKNISINGITSGGVTDVSLSRSIEIIGVNDLPYISGKETVTVNEDTSITISGLTVGDKDIGSGNLTVTIDASHGTLSLGNSTGVTTSWDAVNKTFQITGTVTNLNNALATLRYQGDANWFGDDPLTITINDGQGSGEQPYRINQTGKFFNPDNGHYYEFVSSSGITWDQAKTDAESRTLYGLNGYLVTITSDSENTLITSMAGGNGWIGASDADSEGIWKWVTGPESGTQFWTGDTNAGTNSTSNYGSSYNGQYSNWASSEPNNADSSRGGEDVAHFYYNGVNAGKWNDFAATNNSAIAGYIVEYGGYGGTLTAANLTVRVLSVNDLPVNNNVPSSKTTTEDTAIVFSTANNNAISIRDNDALNDPSVILTTTLSIGSGKGTLTLTEGSGATITNNGSTTVQITGTVSQINASLEGLTYSPTLNANGTAYTILTITTNDGVSTDTDSITIDITPVDDKPVANAMAATVGPNSKQSFDQFQPNFTDVDNNVMTEAYQLEIISLPTVGKFQVYDGSGDKADDSNWIDISDISTLTQVSGYTLQDGRLVISMADLNNYRFDAGNNSGQSTNVNWRVMTTGDTNDSTGWSNTATGVVTILDSSSNNAPVVNIYNGNDLLNNGSITITEDSSANSIKLIFSDDVTPEEYIEGIVSSSNTNLLDMSGISMIRSTTNSPGDTVTFTFTPKANMYGSTVITLGASDGDKTTTQSFTLNVTSVNEQAIVDNFTRTINEDTSFSFATINPADIYHDANDVNNNANVSAVDYNAQMAIIQDAMMNPSDTDKQAAKITAIETLVEANYFPQSFIIDTLPTNGDLYLDGIKIESTNYTIAIANLEKLVYQPDLNYFGTDSFTWHALDKEGLSTTIKTATFTVDAVNDAPVITSPSTIQIVDSSGASINGTINTSLVANDVDNVNLTYKIDSGTGILVETMVGTYGTLVINSLTGDYQFIPNQTAITALDSNTTETFTLNVSDGELSDTTTLTINITAGAETASTYVEQADSTLILTDTTINTEHFYGGGFIEFNLNSSTSSETLGIQKVMTPDITADTVSIVGNSVYLGNGTSASVIGQIDAVYNGENGQKLKINFSVDFANGNFNSANSSVGLLSSTTNAIVNIDGWTIVNGRVNLGVDTIAGLATPEDTTNPSRVIAATDKDGDTLRRETYYTYINNDGGNDNSIKMNSSLTSTSGYAIVRGPYIYSDSAVSLKVGDTVQFDWKAQGGGDAYDVFGYIVDVNNPSNYQIILNRTGANASAMTNWATESITVSTDGDYKFVFVSGSWDATGGKALGAQLYIDDVKVTQANPTAGLTSDVLEKIAQKVTYQNSSDLSAINGVLNKTVTITTSSGDSTPVVHSSTKALNIQEVNDSVTLVSSVSNIYYTDTDGVDNFSNTTGKLTATDIDSGTTFTYGINGATSNGDGTVSKGGTYGTLIINSSTGEYTFVPNSNAINALSSNVTETFTFNVSDGSGSSDSKVLTINIESVNDAPLLGGVVSSPTFTENGAATLIDKTITITDLEGTSYDSGYVAFKISQNAQVEDKLSILNVGGISLSGNNVTYGGVIIGVVDSTYNGQNGKELRVNLNSNAYSSQVQALARAIAFSNPTDDLSSNARTIEIKVSDGGNGGETTARYSTKEAVVNIQTINDLPQISLGNESLIVEKSIVSNPNGMLPLGSMINFADLDGDILTVRIETTNYGSININDSILNGVNASSISGNNSRVVTLTGTIEQINTTLNASNGISYTAGFGNDFITPGADYLKVTATDDLGGVSTSQKLVMVLPAIPNAQSDNIIGKEDNDILIDIDSLILDVNDTNINYIFGTGTPDITDINGTVITAGTITAFDSSKYIYADYDINGDGNIDSTDTSKVIGFELTNGKLIFNNDRNLVDDRDFAQFTFIPNENWSGVETFLYKFSSDQKTSNIAQIAIFVTPVNDAPVISIGNSSITINEDNSFVFNNTNAINLADIDAIDSTQILDLTLRVNEGKLELSQLSGLTVLEGANNTSIIKVQGTLTDLQTAINNLKYTPNQDYNGSDSLTIKLNDKSNVGEGNILEDEKTINITINAVNDAPVFTNQSENTVEGNTVSGVLPASDVDSASISFSINGTAPTGFILNNDGSYSFDSSSYDYIGEGETDTIIIPINVRDAEGLVTTATFSITITGTNDVPTVSFENIDSKIPFGEVYNKDISSLFSDKDLTDNFRFEATNLPLGLTINPNTGIISGRVAQSGNFVIVIKGIDSQGASVTRTYNMLVIAPAQIAEPTNPTTPTVPTNGDTNTNNSTDGLNNFTDNNSSNLGVLNFNSNDGLSVDTGIGFLGTEVPQNNPTDGTNDNTPTTNTSNPNDSKGVLQASVDLNVLTNGQVVFNEGNQDSFSIVGITIEDIKVENNFIEIKVVDTNLSQNFIVTQTDGTPLPAGLFFDPKTGNITGTIPEDLEKIDISIKAINQDGTTRVLNLKLDLKELKNKNQANQADADEKYMGLKEQIAMENQKLDGYGSYLTRLFA